A genomic segment from Thermodesulfovibrionales bacterium encodes:
- a CDS encoding addiction module antidote protein encodes MSKAKAKTKTTRYDVAEHLRNPEEMAAYLEACFEEANGDAAFIAKALGDIARAKGMAQVARDAGLSRESLYKALSGERSPGFDTILKVMDALGLKLHAEASYVRRKDEDSLFHGY; translated from the coding sequence ATGAGCAAGGCTAAAGCTAAAACCAAAACAACTCGGTACGATGTTGCAGAACATCTTCGTAACCCGGAAGAAATGGCCGCTTATCTTGAAGCATGTTTTGAGGAAGCCAATGGCGACGCTGCGTTCATCGCGAAGGCCCTGGGCGATATCGCCCGCGCAAAGGGTATGGCCCAAGTCGCACGGGATGCCGGCTTGTCCCGAGAGAGTCTTTATAAAGCACTCTCCGGCGAGCGAAGTCCCGGTTTCGACACCATTCTCAAGGTCATGGATGCACTCGGCTTGAAACTACATGCCGAAGCATCCTATGTGAGGAGGAAAGATGAAGATTCGCTATTTCACGGATACTGA